A genomic segment from Aegilops tauschii subsp. strangulata cultivar AL8/78 chromosome 1, Aet v6.0, whole genome shotgun sequence encodes:
- the LOC141041396 gene encoding uncharacterized protein, translated as MLEAVGAFGTDMKGPTPYEMGGPYLQKSKKKVEEGFAGHKEAWKLTGCTVMTDAWTDKRGRGVMTLVVHSAYCVVFVDSVDCSDVRKDGKIIFELVDRCIEEIGEKNVVQVVMDNASVNIAAAAMMKVKLPSLFWNGCAAHTIDLMLEDIGKLPIIDQTIAKGKPVAVFIYAHTRVLALMRKFLVKDLVRSGITRFAPAYLNLKSLQDNKKELQKLFRSDELNEMDHLRKAKGKNTAKIIRSEFFWKAVDTAVNFFEPLANVLRRMDSDVPAMGLLHGCMLDAKKEISVRFDNDKSRFLEVWDIIDKRWDNKLKTALHMAGYYLNPYYYYPNKLDIEIDGSFKEGLITCISKMVEDPIMQEELIDETDHYHEGIGSFGREIAVRQRKNKRFDPAKWWMNHGTIAPKLRILAGRILGLTCSSSACETNWSVFDLVHTKRRSRLLHGKTSDLVFIMLNPKLKDKKVNKRKDPIEKQVVDVLEDDENEWITGVVPNGDEEQVEGEDQDQEISYASPHARPGTSAINPLKRKRGVYGKKKKMMIHVTPQEDLLSASSASESDDDNEDRT; from the exons ATGCTTGAAGCGGTTGGTGCGTTCGGGACAGACATGAAAGGCCCCACTCCTTATGAAATGGGTGGCCCTTACTTGCAGAAGAGCAAGAAGAAAGTCGAGGAAGGATTTGCTGGACATAAAGAAGCATGGAAGCTCACTGGATGTACCGTCATGACAGATGCATGGACAGACAAAAGAGGAAGGGGAGTGATGACTTTGGTAGTTCATAGTGCCTATTGTGTTGTATTTGTTGATTCTGTGGACTGTTCAGATGTGAGAAAAGATGGCAAGATAATATTTGAGCTTGTTGATAGATGCATAGAAGAAATTGGGGAGAAGAATGTAGTTCAAGTTGTAATGGATAATGCCTCAGTCaatatagcagcagcagcgatGATGAAAGTGAAGCTGCCCTCCCTATTTTGGAATGGTTGTGCAGCCCACACAATTGATTTGATGTTGGAGGACATAGGGAAGCTTCCTATAATCGATCAAACCATTGCCAAAGGAAAGCCTGTGGCTGTGTTCATTTATGCGCATACAAGAGTTTTGGCATTGATGAGAAAATTTCTTGTAAAAGACCTAGTCCGCTCTGGTATTACTAGGTTTGCACCAGCATATTTGAACTTGAAGAGTTTGCAGGACAACAAAAAAGAGCTACAAAAGTTGTTCAGGTCCGATGAACTCAATGAAATGGACCACCTAAGAAAGGCAAAGGGGAAGAACACAGCTAAAATCATTCGCTCGGAATTTTTTTGGAAAGCAGTAGATACCGCTGTCAATTTCTTTGAGCCATTGGCAAATGTTTTGAGGAGGATGGATAGCGATGTTCCGGCAATGGGTCTTCTTCATGGTTGTATGTTGGATGCAAAGAAAGAGATCTCCGTGAGGTTTGACAATGACAAGTCTCGCTTTCTGGAAGTGTGGGATATCATTGACAAGAGATGGGACAACAAGTTGAAGACTGCATTACATATGGCTGGATACTACTTGAACCCATACTATTATTATCCAAACAAGCTTGATATTGAGATCGATGGTAGTTTCAAAGAAGGGCTGATAACTTGTATTTCAAAGATGGTTGAAGATCCTATCATGCAAGAAGAATTAATCGATGAGACTGACCACTATCATGAGGGGATAGGGTCTTTTGGAAGGGAAATTGCTGTACGTCAAAGGAAAAACAAAAGGTTTGATCCAG CTAAATGGTGGATGAACCATGGGACAATTGCTCCAAAACTAAGGATCTTGGCTGGAAGGATTCTTGGTTTGACATGTAGTTCCTCTGCTTGTGAGACGAACTGGAGTGTATTTGATCTA GTTCACACAAAGAGACGCAGCAGGCTGCTGCATGGCAAGACAAGTGACCTTGTTTTCATCATGTTAAACCCCAAACTGAAGGACAAGAAAGTAAACAAACGCAAGGACCCCATTGAGAAGCAGGTGGTAGATGTTTTAGAAGATGATGAGAATGAATGGATCACTGGTGTGGTGCCAAATGGTGATGAAGAACAAGTTGAAGGTGAAGATCAAGATCAAGAAATTTCATATGCAAGCCCGCATGCTAGACCAGGAACTTCTGCTATTAATCCACTTAAAAGGAAGAGGGGTGTCTATggtaagaagaagaagatgatgatccaTGTTACTCCTCAAGAAGATCTGCTCTCTGCTTCCTCTGCTTCAGAAAGTGACGACGACAACGAGGACAGGACATGA